One region of Paralichthys olivaceus isolate ysfri-2021 chromosome 12, ASM2471397v2, whole genome shotgun sequence genomic DNA includes:
- the arhgap5 gene encoding rho GTPase-activating protein 5, whose amino-acid sequence MAKNKDARPPIFAVSVVGLSGTEKDKGNCGVGKSCLCNRYVRPDADNYYSEHTSVLSTIDFGGRVVNNDHFLFWGDVSHRGDDGLDCKIQVIEQTEFIDDQTFLPHRSTNLQPYTKRAAATKLQSAEKLMYICTDQLGLEQDFDQKQMPDGKLNIDAFMLCIDVSKGCNRKFDDQIKFVNSLYSQIVKSKKPIVVAATKCDECVDQHLRDLQNFVASKKNLMLIETSARSNVNVELCFNTLIQQLDKTRGKPKTVPYLEAYKIQRQLVASVTDRFDKLMVHTVRDYHTTWKTVINNMKGQSDYDDFITLEGSRKARNIFTKHIAQLKQEHIKRRREEYLTTLPKTLNNLLNNLEEVEHLTWPEAQSVIRNRPDFQYWFVILEHTPWDETDHIDISDRRIPFDLLDTPDGERIYRSHVQHLLSEKRRVEMKDRFKKTLDRVHFISPGQPWEEVMCFVMEDEAYKYITESDRRDVYCRHQQEIVERAKEDFQEMLFEHAELFYDLDLNATPSCDKMSEIHSVLNEEPRYRALQKLAPDRESLLLKHIGFVYHPTKETCLSGQNCVDLKVEQVLANRLVQLDHGRSNLYYNSANIDKINLCLLGREGLSQELANEIRAQSTDDEYTLDGKIYELKLLPVDVNSTLLFSHTWVTTFKPHGCFCVFNSIESLNCIGDCIGRIRAEIAQSRRDRFAQPLPFILILANQRDSVCKNIPILRHQGQQLANKLQCTFVDIPSGAFPRKFTEFQVKQGLRAVLEGLKHNFDVLAPLPSIKDMSETDLRIVMCAMCWDPFSVDLILSPFLDSHCCSAGQPGQSNTLILDKIIGDSRRRIQVTVLSYHSAIGVRKDELVHGYILVYSAKRKASMATLRAFLAEVQDVIPVQMVAITDSQADFFENDAIKELMTEGEHIATEITAKFTALYSLSQYHRQTEVFTPFFNEVLEKKLGIESSFLFDSSSRECTTGASEDVFPTSPHSHSPAYTTYYPESDDDNEAPPPYSPIGDDVQLLPTPSERTKYRIDLEGNEYPVHSTPVGDHDRNHKVPPPVRPKPVLPKPNVKKLDPNLLKTIEAGMRSNRRMTRGPMTHSEDVESSDNYADPVDTLLRSRGFQNDDIYAVPDDTHSRLVKIRNSFGGLHGLHGGGEEENGFDRKSQARRRPSKYKHRSKILFSKTKAYQRRFQSDSDGEESGPATQKKKKGRAHRGSEEDPLLSPADPWKGGIDNPAITSDPEQDDKKMKKKKTPKTPKEPKKPKSSKPPKPLYPPTRRTWESNYFGVPLQSLVTLERPIPLFIEKCVDYIERTGLTTEGLYRVSGNKTDQDNIQKQFDQDHGIDFVVMDVAVNAAAGALKAFFADLPDPLIPYSLHPELVEAAKIVDYMERLQVLREIVKKFPSVNYQVFKYIITHLNRVSQHSKMTLMTPDNLSICFWPTLMRPDFENKDTLSTTKLNQAVIESFILQSDYFFHGGEVAESSSSEGTPPPHCHNMVEALLPLQLPPPLQPQQIQHSLPPDPLI is encoded by the exons ATGGCCAAGAACAAGGATGCGCGCCCCCCGATATTCGCCGTCAGTGTGGTTGGCCTCTCGGGGACAGAGAAAGATAAGGGAAATTGTGGCGTAGGCAAGTCTTGCCTGTGCAATCGGTATGTGCGTCCTGATGCCGACAACTACTACTCGGAGCACACCTCAGTGCTGAGCACAATAGACTTTGGTGGACGTGTGGTTAACAATGACCACTTCCTCTTCTGGGGGGATGTGTCCCATCGAGGGGACGACGGGTTGGACTGTAAAATCCAAGTCATTGAGCAAACAGAGTTCATTGATGACCAGACATTTCTTCCGCATCGGAGCACAAACCTGCAGCCGTACACCAAACGGGCCGCAGCAACCAAGCTTCAGTCAGCAGAGAAGCTTATGTACATCTGCACGGACCAGCTGGGCTTGGAGCAGGACTTTGACCAGAAGCAGATGCCGGATGGGAAGCTGAACATTGACGCCTTTATGCTCTGCATCGATGTCAGCAAGGGTTGCAATAGGAAGTTTGATGACCAGATAAAGTTTGTGAACAGTCTCTACTCTCAAATTGTTAAGTCAAAGAAGCCTATTGTTGTTGCCGCCACAAAATGTGATGAGTGTGTGGACCAGCACCTGAGGGACCTGCAGAACTTTGTTGCCAGCAAGAAAAACCTGATGCTAATTGAGACATCAGCACGCTCAAACGTCAACGTGGAGCTCTGCTTCAATACCCTCATCCAGCAGCTGGATAAAACAAGGGGGAAACCAAAAACTGTGCCATATCTGGAAGCCTATAAAATCCAACGGCAGCTTGTTGCCTCAGTCACAGATCGATTTGACAAATTGATGGTGCACACGGTGAGAGATTACCATACCACGTGGAAAACGGTGATCAATAATATGAAGGGGCAATCCGACTATGATGATTTCATCACTTTGGAGGGCTCAAGGAAAGCGCGCAACATATTCACAAAGCACATTGCACAACTTAAACAGGAGCACATtaagagaaggagggaagagtACCTGACAACACTACCGAAAACCCTTAATAACCTCCTCAATAACCTGGAGGAGGTAGAGCACCTCACATGGCCGGAGGCACAGAGTGTGATCCGGAACCGGCCTGATTTCCAGTACTGGTTTGTGATTCTGGAACATACACCATGGGATGAGACGGACCACATCGACATCAGTGACCGCAGGATACCCTTTGACCTTCTCGATACACCAGATGGTGAGAGAATTTACCGAAGCCACGTCCAACACCTGCTGTCAGAGAAGAGAAGGGTGGAGATGAAAGATAGGTTCAAGAAGACACTCGACAGGGTTCATTTTATCAGTCCAGGCCAGCCTTGGGAGGAAGTCATGTGCTTTGTCATGGAGGACGAAGCATACAAGTACATCACAGAATCAGATAGGAGGGATGTTTACTGCAGACACCAGCAGGAAATTGTTGAAAGGGCCAAAGAGGATTTTCAGGAAATGCTTTTTGAGCATGCTGAGCTATTCTATGACTTGGATCTGAATGCCACCCCCAGCTGCGACAAGATGAGTGAAATTCACAGTGTCCTGAATGAGGAGCCCAGATACAGAGCGCTGCAGAAGCTTGCCCCAGATAGAGAGTCACTCCTTCTCAAACACATTGGGTTTGTTTACCATCCTACTAAGGAGACGTGTCTGAGCGGGCAGAATTGTGTTGATCTGAAAGTGGAGCAGGTTTTGGCAAACAGGCTGGTACAGCTCGACCATGGACGCTCTAATCTCTACTATAACAGTGCCAACATCGATAAGATCAACCTCTGCCTCCTGGGAAGGGAGGGTCTCTCACAGGAACTGGCCAATGAGATCCGAGCTCAGTCCACAGATGATGAGTATACACTTGATGGTAAAATTTACGAATTGAAGCTTCTTCCTGTGGATGTCAACTCAACTCTGCTCTTCAGCCATACATGGGTCACCACTTTCAAGCCACATGGTTGCTTTTGTGTCTTCAACTCCATAGAGTCTCTCAACTGTATTGGAGATTGCATAGGCAGGATCAGAGCAGAGATAGCTCAGAGTAGGAGAGATAGATTTGCTCAGCCGCTCCCGTTCATTCTCATCCTGGCAAATCAGAGGGACAGTGTTTGCAAAAACATACCTATCCTGAGGCACCAGGGCCAACAGCTGGCAAACAAGCTGCAGTGCACCTTTGTCGACATCCCCTCTGGGGCCTTTCCACGCAAATTCACTGAGTTCCAAGTCAAGCAGGGTCTCCGAGCAGTGCTGGAGGGGCTAAAGCATAACTTTGATGTCTTGGCTCCACTGCCCTCAATCAAAGACATGTCAGAGACGGACCTTAGGATAGTGATGTGCGCCATGTGCTGGGATCCTTTCAGCGTTGACCTCATCCTCTCGCCTTTCCTCGACTCGCATTGCTGTAGTGCAGGGCAGCCAGGCCAGAGCAACACGCTGATACTGGACAAGATCATTGgtgacagcaggaggaggatccAGGTCACTGTCCTCTCCTATCATTCTGCTATTGGTGTCCGCAAAGATGAACTGGTGCACGGCTACATTTTGGTCTATTCTGCCAAGCGCAAAGCTTCTATGGCGACGCTGCGGGCGTTCTTGGCTGAAGTCCAGGATGTGATTCCTGTTCAGATGGTGGCGATCACAGACAGCCAGGCAGACTTCTTTGAGAATGATGCCATCAAGGAGTTGATGACAGAGGGGGAGCACATTGCCACAGAGATTACCGCTAAGTTTACAGCACTCTACTCGCTGTCACAGTATCATCGACAGACTGAGGTTTTCACTCCCTTCTTCAATGAAGTTCTGGAGAAGAAGCTGGGCATCGAGAGTTCCTTCCTGTTTGACAGCTCGTCACGTGAGTGCACCACTGGTGCCAGTGAAGATGTCTTCCCCACCTCACCCCATAGCCATTCCCCAGCCTACACCACCTATTACCCAGAATCTGATGATGATAACGAAGCCCCACCACCTTATAGTCCAATAGGCGATGATGTTCAGCTTCTCCCCACACCCAGTGAACGGACCAAGTACCGGATCGACCTCGAGGGCAACGAGTATCCAGTCCATAGCACGCCTGTGGGAGACCATGACCGCAACCACAAAGTGCCTCCACCTGTCCGGCCCAAACCAGTGCTCCCCAAGCCTAATGTGAAAAAGCTTGACCCCAACTTGCTTAAAACCATTGAGGCCGGCATGCGAAGTAACCGTAGGATGACTCGTGGCCCAATGACACACTCGGAGGATGTTGAGTCATCAGACAACTATGCAGACCCTGTGGACACCTTGTTAAGGTCCAGGGGGTTCCAAAACGACGACATATATGCCGTGCCTGATGACACACACAGCCGCCTGGTCAAAATAAGAAACTCCTTTGGTGGGTTACATGGCCTCCatggagggggggaggaagagaatGGATTCGACCGAAAATCTCAGGCTCGGCGACGGCCGTCGAAATACAAACATCGTTCTAAAATCCTGTTTAGTAAGACAAAGGCCTACCAAAGAAGATTCCAGTCTGACAGTGACGGAGAGGAGTCTGGCCCTGCCacgcagaaaaagaaaaagggaagagcCCATCGGGGCAGCGAAGAAGACCCACTGCTCTCACCTGCTGACCCCTGGAAGGGCGGGATAGACAACCCTGCTATCACCTCCGACCCCGAGCAGGACgacaagaagatgaagaagaagaagacgccCAAAACACCAAAGGAACCAAAGAAG CCGAAATCCTCCAAGCCCCCCAAGCCTCTATACCCCCCAACCCGCAGAACCTGGGAGAGCAACTATTTTGGCGTTCCGCTGCAGAGCCTGGTGACCCTGGAGCGACCCATCCCACTCTTTATCGAGAAGTGTGTCGACTACATCGAACGCACAG GTCTGACGACCGAGGGCCTGTATCGCGTCAGCGGAAACAAGACGGATCAGGACAACATCCAGAAACAGTTCGATCAAG ATCACGGTATCGACTTTGTGGTGATGGACGTGGCGGTGAATGCAGCTGCAGGAGCGCTGAAGGCCTTCTTCGCCGACCTGCCTGACCCGCTGATCCCCTACAGCCTGCACCCGGAGCTGGTGGAGGCCGCAA aaATCGTGGATTACATGGAGCGTCTGCAGGTCTTGAGAGAAATCGTGAAGAAGTTTCCCTCCGTCAACTACCAGGTCTTCAAATACATCATCACACACCTCaacag GGTGAGTCAGCACAGCAAGATGACGCTGATGACGCCCGACAACCTCTCAATCTGCTTCTGGCCCACGCTGATGCGGCCCGACTTTGAGAACAAGGACACGCTGTCCACCACCAAGCTGAACCAGGCCGTCATCGAGTCCTTCATTCTGCAGAGCGACTACTTCTTCCACGGCGGCGAGGTGGCGGAGAGCTCCAGCAGCGAGGGCACGCCGCCGCCGCACTGCCACAACATGGTGGAGGCCCTGCTGCCGCTGCAGCTGCCCCCGCCCCTGCAGCCGCAGCAGATCCAACACTCCCTGCCCCCAGACCCGCTGATATAa